One genomic region from Antedon mediterranea chromosome 3, ecAntMedi1.1, whole genome shotgun sequence encodes:
- the LOC140044253 gene encoding uncharacterized protein, whose translation MYLLDSIVFEEISQPENASIESVAILIKPPSGSSILLTTIYRPPSAPVEFFTDLESCLHLWSDKSSNLIAIGDFNINTQTRSTNHNHLNDIMNIFGLKQLILTPTRITETSESTIDLILTNCEYLHLHTSVFPCGFSDHEYVYTCLSSKTPKMNHYTKTFRSFKNFNEINFLNELQHQNWQDLYNLTNVDAALTFWTSKFSHICDKFAPYVTGRFKRTLPKWLNNRHDIFDMFHQRDALKVKAYKTKNNIDFKNYRKIRNSVTKLCRDARAMYYKSFLNNNKGNTKTIWNGLKDLLPSKSNTFPPSFSINGSDISDHLIIADSFNSFFTNNAVKLSSLIDASNCPDPSSYLSICNSFFSLSCIDEDFVQTELTSFNPNTSTGPDLIDGKFLKDASAIIAPHLTFIFNLSINSNCLPSAWKTSKVFPIFKSGKRKDLNNYRPISILSLCSEIIEKSISQQIYSYLDSNNLISTSQSGFRPRHSTLTALTNTYDNWLHNINNKKLTGTIFIDLKKAFDTIDHNILLAKLPYYGFSPSTISWLRSYLSNRSQQVLFEKTLSSSGFLSIGVPQGSTLGLLLFSIYINDLHLL comes from the coding sequence ATGTATCTTCTAGATTCAATTGTTTTTGAAGAGATCAGTCAACCTGAAAATGCTAGCATCGAGTCAGTTGCTATATTAATCAAACCTCCATCTGGCAGTTCCATTCTCTTAACCACTATCTATAGACCACCTAGTGCTCCAGTTGAGTTTTTTACGGACCTAGAGTCCTGTCTTCATCTCTGGTCAGACAAATCAAGTAATTTAATTGCAATTGGTGACTTTAACATTAACACTCAAACTCGATCAACTAACCATAACCATCTTAATgatattatgaatatttttggtcttaaacagttaattttaactCCTACAAGGATCACTGAAACTTCTGAATCAACAATTGATCTTATTTTAACAAACTGTGAGTATTTACATCTTCACACTTCTGTCTTTCCTTGTGGCTTTAGTGATCATGAATATGTATACACCTGCTTATCATCAAAAACACCAAAGATGAATCACTACACTAAAACGTTTAGATCTTTCAAGAACTTCAACgaaatcaattttttaaatgaGCTTCAACACCAGAATTGGCAAGATCTCTACAACTTAACGAATGTCGATGCTGCACTCACGTTTTGGACCTCCAAATTCTCACATATTTGCGACAAGTTTGCCCCTTATGTCACTGGACGTTTTAAAAGGACATTGCCGAAATGGCTCAATAATAGACATGACATTTTTGATATGTTTCACCAAAGAGATGCTTTAAAAGTCAAAGCTTATAAAACCAAAAACAATATTGACTTTAAAAACTACCGTAAAATTAGAAATTCTGTAACTAAACTATGTCGAGATGCTAGAGCAATGTACTATAAGTCTTTCTTAAATAACAACAAAGGTAATACTAAAACAATCTGGAATGGCCTGAAAGATCTTCTTCCTTCTAAATCTAATACCTTCCCTCCGTCTTTTTCAATTAATGGCTCAGACATCTCTGATCATTTAATTATTGCCGACTCTTTCAACTCTTTCTTCACTAACAATGCTGTTAAGCTTTCTTCTCTCATTGACGCCTCTAATTGTCCTGACCCGTCTTCTTATCTGTCTATTTGCAACTCTTTCTTTTCTCTGAGCTGCATCGATGAAGACTTTGTCCAAACTGAATTAACATCCTTCAATCCCAATACTTCTACCGGACCTGATTTAATTGATGGTAAATTTCTTAAAGATGCTTCTGCTATTATTGCTCCTCATCTTACCTTTATCTTTAATCTTTCTATCAATTCTAATTGCCTTCCCTCTGCCTGGAAAACATCTAAAGTTTTTCCTATCTTTAAATCAGGCAAAAGAAAAGACCTTAACAACTACCGGCCTATCTCTATCCTTTCTCTTTGCTCCgaaattattgaaaaatctATTTCCCAACAAATCTATTCTTACCTTGACTCTAATAACTTAATATCTACTTCTCAATCTGGATTTCGTCCCCGACATTCTACCCTTACTGCTCTTACCAACACATATGATAACTGGCTTCACAATATCAATAATAAGAAACTTACTGGCACTATCTTTATCGATCTCAAAAAAGCTTTCGACACTATTGACCATAATATTCTTCTTGCTAAATTACCCTACTATGGATTTTCTCCTTCAACTATCTCTTGGCTCCGATCTTATCTTTCTAATCGCTCTCAACAAGTTCTTTTTGAAAAAACTCTTTCTTCCTCTGGTTTTCTTTCTATTGGAGTTCCTCAAGGCTCCACTCTTGGTCTTCTTCTCTTTTCCATTTACATTAACGACCTTCATCTTCTCTAA
- the LOC140043798 gene encoding uncharacterized protein, whose translation MTSSKHAHVFLWSLPRSLSTAFVRSMESIDNVAIFYEPYCSADHYGPEGGRRCIMKKEGFPYEMKYTFDGVKAILEDSSLANKCVFVKDFGDAVHNRYDKIAKGYTHSFLIRHPIKSFLSFYNGIASSGEEDVDGVFASFLPEDFGYKELWELYCYLENGDGKKPIVINSEDLLNNPKRVLEKYCKAVGFEYNDGLLSWGRTPKVEWDVAQTRAPLDLKYNWSVNSKIPGGFRKRLSKPIPSIEELPKKVQECVVKSMPFYEKLNALCQ comes from the coding sequence atgacgtcatcaaaacaTGCGCATGTTTTCCTATGGTCACTTCCAAGATCCCTATCAACCGCTTTTGTCAGGAGCATGGAGAGTATTGATAATGTAGCTATATTTTATGAACCATATTGCTCTGCAGACCACTACGGCCCGGAAGGAGGACGCCGCTGTATCATGAAAAAGGAGGGTTTTCCGTATGAAATGAAGTACACGTTCGATGGAGTGAAAGCAATTCTTGAAGATAGTTCACTAGCCAATAAGTGTGTCTTTGTAAAAGATTTCGGAGACGCCGTCCACAACCGGTATGACAAAATCGCTAAAGGCTACACACACTCATTTCTTATACGACATCCAATCAAatcatttttgtctttttacaaTGGGATTGCCTCTTCTGGTGAAGAGGACGTAGATGGCGTATTCGCTAGTTTTCTTCCAGAGGATTTTGGCTATAAAGAGCTTTGGGAACTATACTGCTACCTTGAAAATGGAGACGGCAAAAAACCAATAGTTATAAATTCAGAAGATTTGCTCAACAATCCCAAAAGAGTTCTAGAAAAATATTGCAAAGCTGTTGGATTTGAGTATAACGATGGTTTACTAAGCTGGGGCAGGACACCCAAGGTAGAATGGGACGTGGCCCAGACTCGGGCGCCTTTAGACCTTAAATATAATTGGTCTGTAAACAGTAAAATACCCGGTGGTTTTAGGAAACGGCTATCAAAACCTATTCCCTCGATTGAGGAATTACCCAAAAAAGTACAAGAATGCGTAGTGAAATCAATGCCATTTTATGAAAAGCTCAATGCACTTTGTCAGTGA